The following are encoded together in the Lactuca sativa cultivar Salinas chromosome 1, Lsat_Salinas_v11, whole genome shotgun sequence genome:
- the LOC111893616 gene encoding palmitoyl-monogalactosyldiacylglycerol delta-7 desaturase, chloroplastic, translating to MMRKLLVLLSNSNGGNQDNYKIPFSNVVVIGTRNYFWGRKWRNVDIQVASWFLFVHILALFAPFTFTWDSFFIAFIGYLLTGILGITLSYHRLLSHHSLKLPKWLEYTFVYFGVLAAQRDPISWVSAHRYHHQYVDTNKDAHSPINGFWFSHMGWLLDSGYMVEKYADRKNAEDLKKQTFYIIMQKTYMLHLYGCGAILYACGGFPYLVWGMGVRIVWLYHATFMLNSICHIWGHQAWNTGDLSKNNWWVALLVFGEGWHNNHHAFEYSARHGLEWWQIDITWYVIWFLEAIGIATNVKVPTDVQKQKKSNSINTQMIDKFFPK from the exons ATGATGAGAAAGTTATTGGTGCTACTCTCTAACTCCAATGGTGGAAACCAGGATAACTATAAAATACCGTTTTCCAACGTGGTTGTGATAGGAACTAGGAACTACTTTTGGGGTAGAAAATGGCGAAATGTGGACATCCAAGTGGCATCCTGGTTTCTTTTTGTTCATATACTTGCCCTTTTTGCACCATTTACCTTCACATGGGATTCTTTTTTTATTGCATTTATTGGGTATTTGCTAACTGGAATTTTGGGCATCACTCTTTCCTATCATCGACTTCTATCCCACCATAGTCTCAAACTCCCCAAATGGCTTGAGTACACATTTGTTTATTTCGGAGTCCTAGCAGCTCAG CGAGATCCAATAAGTTGGGTGAGTGCTCATAGATATCATCACCAATACGTTGATACGAATAAAGATGCACACTCACCCATCAACGGTTTCTGGTTCAGTCATATGGGATGGCTACTTGACAGTGGATACATGGTTGAAAAG TATGCAGATCGTAAAAATGCTGAAGATCTTAAAAAGCAAACGTTTTACATCATAATGCAAAAAACGTATATGTTGCATTTATATGGATGTGGGGCTATCTTATATGCTTGTGGTGGATTTCCATACCTTGTCTGGGGCATG GGTGTTAGAATAGTATGGTTGTACCATGCCACATTTATGTTGAATTCTATTTGTCATATTTGGGGACACCAAGCTTGGAACACTGGCGATCTCTCCAAGAACAATTG GTGGGTGGCATTGCTTGTTTTTGGAGAAGGATGgcataataatcatcatgcattTGAATATTCAGCTCGACATGGATTAGAGTGGTGGCAAATTGATATTACATGGTACGTTATATGGTTTCTTGAAGCCATAGGGATAGCTACCAACGTCAAAGTACCGACTGATGTCCAGAAGCAGAAAAAATCAAATTCCATAAACACTCAAATGATTGATAAGTTTTTCcctaaataa